From the genome of Nasonia vitripennis strain AsymCx chromosome 1, Nvit_psr_1.1, whole genome shotgun sequence, one region includes:
- the LOC103315515 gene encoding serine protease easter, with the protein MGFLTWRLLLLLLLLVVATHAEEQPPADCGRFLNFKYFVGNRTELDDYPWLALLEYDTPRGMLPACGGVLLSSRYVLTAGHCAANLGANWTLSGVRLGEYDISTPLDCLPDGDASNSSTCIPEHRSYAIERRIVHEKYSRDSTGRGHDLALLRLAEDVVFSEFVRPICLPTRSAQPQRFQVAGWGKLAGRRGTNFKLMSYITLANGTTCRNNYTGEKVFMAEDQFCAGGKKEEEVCIADSGGPMMGVEKMADGSYRMAVFGLLTTDSKFCDVPGWPGIFVDVLTYRDWILRNMKL; encoded by the exons ATGGGATTTCTGACctggcggctgctgctgctgctactgctcctCGTTGTCGCCACTCATGCAG aAGAGCAGCCACCAGCGGACTGCGGGCGCTTCTTGAATTTCAAGTACTTCGTGGGCAACCGAACGGAGTTGGACGATTACCCCTGGCTCGCTTTACTGGAGTACGACACGC CGAGGGGTATGCTGCCCGCGTGTGGAGGCGTGTTGCTGTCCAGCCGATACGTCCTGACGGCGGGTCACTGCGCGGCGAACCTCGGAGCCAACTGGACCTTGAGCGGAGTTCGCCTCGGCGAGTACGACATCTCGACGCCGCTGGATTGTCTGCCGGACGGCGACGCCAGCAACAGCTCGACCTGCATCCCGGAGCATCGCAGTTATGCCATAGAGCGGCGCATAGTGCACGAGAAGTACAGCCGGGATAGTACAGGCCGGGGTCACGATTTGGCACTGCTGAGGCTGGCCGAAGACGTGGTCTTCAGTGAATTCGTTAGACCTATATGCCTGCCCACAAGGTCTGCCCAGCCGCAGAGATTCCAGGTCGCTGGTTGGGGAAAGTTGGCGGGTAGACGTGGGACCAACTTCAAGCTGATGTCGTACATCACTCTGGCCAATGGAACGACTTGTAGGAATAACTACACCGGGGAGAAGGTGTTCATGGCAGAAGATCAGTTCTGCGCCGGTGGGAAGAAGGAAGAGGAGGTTTGCATCGCAGATTCGGGTGGACCGATGATGGGCGTCGAGAAGATGGCTGATGGGAGTTACAGAATGGCGGTGTTTGGCTTGCTCACCACCGACTCCAAGTTCTGCGATGTTCCGGGTTGGCCTGGGATCTTCGTCGATGTACTAACCTACAGGGACTGGATTCTGAGGAATATGAAGCTGTGA